The proteins below are encoded in one region of Peptoniphilus sp. GNH:
- the thiC gene encoding phosphomethylpyrimidine synthase ThiC, producing MKYKTQMEAAKHGFVTEEMKIVAKKENVSEEFLLEKIAKGEIVIPRNRNHKSISPEGIGAGLKTKINVNLGISKDLNDLDLEMQKVDMALKMGAESIMDLSNYGKTQEFRKRLIEKSTAIVGTVPMYDAVGFLDKGLSFIKAEEFLDVVRNHAENGVDFVTIHCGINRANSEIFMRNRRVNEIVSRGGSLLFGWMKMNDRENPFYEYYDELLEILREYDVTLSLGDSLRPGGIHDATDPSQIAELITLGELTKRAWEKDVQVIIEGPGHVPIDDIEMNMRLEKKLCHNAPFYVLGPLVTDIAPGYDHITSAIGGAIAASYGADFLCYVTPAEHLRLPDVNDVKEGIIAAKIAAHAGDIAKLKSAREIDLEMSKRRQKLDWEGMFELAIDPEKCIEYRVSSTPEEEGTCTMCGSMCSMKNMNLILEGKDIIINPMESNK from the coding sequence ATGAAGTATAAGACACAGATGGAAGCTGCAAAACATGGTTTTGTAACTGAAGAGATGAAGATTGTTGCCAAGAAAGAAAATGTCAGCGAAGAATTTCTTTTAGAGAAGATTGCAAAAGGTGAAATTGTAATTCCTAGAAATAGAAATCACAAATCTATCTCTCCGGAAGGAATTGGCGCTGGGCTTAAGACTAAGATCAATGTAAATCTTGGAATCTCTAAGGATTTAAACGACCTTGATCTTGAAATGCAAAAGGTGGATATGGCACTTAAGATGGGTGCGGAATCCATAATGGATCTATCTAATTATGGAAAGACTCAAGAATTTAGAAAGAGACTTATCGAAAAATCTACTGCAATTGTGGGAACAGTTCCTATGTATGATGCGGTTGGATTCTTGGATAAGGGACTTAGTTTTATAAAGGCAGAAGAATTCTTAGATGTTGTTAGAAACCATGCAGAAAACGGAGTAGACTTCGTGACTATTCACTGTGGAATAAACAGAGCAAACTCAGAAATTTTCATGAGAAATAGAAGGGTTAACGAAATAGTATCCCGCGGTGGATCACTTCTATTTGGTTGGATGAAGATGAACGATAGAGAAAATCCATTCTACGAATACTACGATGAACTTTTGGAAATCTTGAGAGAATACGACGTTACACTATCCCTTGGAGATTCACTAAGACCAGGCGGAATTCATGATGCGACAGATCCTTCACAAATTGCAGAGCTTATAACTCTGGGTGAACTTACTAAGAGAGCTTGGGAAAAAGATGTACAAGTCATCATCGAAGGACCGGGACACGTGCCAATAGATGATATAGAAATGAATATGAGACTCGAAAAGAAACTCTGCCACAACGCACCATTCTATGTGCTTGGGCCACTAGTTACAGACATCGCACCCGGATATGACCACATCACCAGTGCCATAGGAGGAGCAATAGCAGCAAGCTACGGAGCAGACTTCTTATGCTATGTAACACCGGCAGAACACTTAAGACTACCAGATGTAAATGACGTAAAAGAAGGAATAATCGCAGCTAAGATTGCAGCACATGCAGGAGATATTGCAAAACTTAAATCTGCAAGAGAAATCGACCTTGAAATGAGCAAGAGAAGACAAAAACTTGACTGGGAAGGCATGTTTGAACTTGCAATAGATCCAGAAAAATGCATAGAATACAGAGTATCATCAACACCAGAAGAAGAAGGCACCTGCACCATGTGCGGAAGTATGTGTTCAATGAAAAATATGAATTTAATCCTTGAAGGAAAAGATATAATTATAAACCCTATGGAATCAAACAAATAA
- a CDS encoding DegV family protein, protein MPSIVADSCCDLTKEDAKLLGIEYVPFKISIKDKEFIDDDNFDFDDFINSMQASDETIKTSCPSPYDFFKAFDARKGDDIFCITISKKLSGTYQSAIIGAKEYKDKYPNAKIHIFDSKSASAGESNLAYFLHEKIQEGKDFDSIVRLADKYIEEMKTFFVLESLDNLLKNGRIKKTTGLLLNVLNIKPAMTDNDGEIELFKMKRGFKSALVAIAKHIELANTKDKILSIVHVDALDKANFLKSKLEENCSFKKINIIHSKGLASAYGDNGGIILAY, encoded by the coding sequence ATGCCATCTATAGTAGCTGATTCATGTTGCGATCTTACAAAAGAAGACGCCAAGCTCTTAGGAATTGAATATGTTCCTTTTAAAATAAGCATCAAAGATAAGGAATTTATAGACGATGACAACTTCGATTTTGACGACTTTATAAATAGTATGCAGGCAAGCGATGAAACCATAAAAACATCCTGTCCATCTCCATACGACTTTTTTAAAGCCTTTGACGCACGTAAGGGCGATGATATATTTTGTATAACAATTTCAAAAAAACTTTCCGGAACCTATCAAAGTGCCATAATAGGCGCCAAAGAATACAAGGATAAATATCCAAACGCAAAAATTCACATCTTTGATTCCAAATCCGCCTCAGCCGGTGAAAGCAACCTAGCGTATTTTTTACACGAAAAAATACAAGAAGGCAAAGACTTTGATAGCATTGTCCGCTTGGCTGATAAATATATAGAAGAAATGAAGACCTTCTTTGTTTTGGAATCTCTTGATAATCTTCTAAAAAATGGCAGAATCAAAAAAACAACAGGTCTTCTCTTAAACGTGCTAAATATAAAACCAGCCATGACCGACAACGATGGCGAAATTGAACTTTTTAAAATGAAAAGAGGCTTCAAGTCAGCCCTTGTAGCCATAGCCAAACACATAGAACTCGCAAATACAAAAGATAAAATACTTTCCATAGTTCATGTAGATGCTCTAGACAAGGCCAACTTCTTAAAATCTAAATTAGAAGAAAATTGTAGCTTCAAAAAAATAAACATCATCCATTCCAAGGGTTTAGCATCCGCCTATGGCGACAACGGTGGAATAATACTTGCTTATTAA
- the glmM gene encoding phosphoglucosamine mutase — protein MKKLFGTDGIRGVAGDDLTPELAYKLGRALGKILGKENKKILIGKDTRLSGDMLESSLASGLMSMGFNPVLLGICPTPCVAYLVRKTKAAAGIVISASHNPYEYNGIKIFSSSGFKLSDEDEIQIENLILQGIEEKMTGAQIGTCTDGKYLIKDYSDYLKSIVTHDISNLKIGLDFGNGALYKIGEDILKDLGAKVYPLNDKPSGLNINDKCGSTNPNLIKELVLKENLDCGFAFDGDADRIIAIDEKGDTVDGDHLLAIFAKHLKEENKLKNSGLVGTIMTNIGLDKFVDSMELKLLKSKVGDRYVLEDMLKNDYVLGGEQSGHIIFLENNTTGDGMASGLYLLNIMSKTKQKLSDLNKLMTSYPQALVNARVKKEHMTKVLEDEEIKTAIEKLEKDLKGEGRLVIRPSGTEPLIRVMVEGQDQKILENLANNLKDLIENQAAKF, from the coding sequence ATGAAAAAACTTTTCGGAACTGACGGCATAAGAGGTGTGGCAGGAGATGATTTGACACCTGAGCTAGCTTACAAATTGGGCAGGGCCCTTGGCAAAATTCTTGGAAAAGAAAACAAAAAAATCCTAATCGGAAAAGACACTAGGCTTTCAGGCGATATGCTTGAATCTTCACTTGCAAGTGGTCTTATGAGCATGGGATTTAATCCCGTTCTTTTAGGCATCTGCCCCACTCCTTGCGTTGCCTATCTTGTTAGAAAGACAAAGGCCGCTGCCGGCATAGTAATCTCTGCATCCCACAATCCCTATGAGTACAATGGCATCAAAATATTTTCATCATCTGGATTCAAACTCTCAGATGAAGATGAAATACAAATAGAAAATTTAATTCTTCAAGGCATAGAAGAAAAGATGACAGGAGCACAAATAGGCACTTGCACAGACGGAAAATATTTAATAAAAGACTACTCCGACTACCTAAAATCAATCGTAACTCACGATATTTCCAATCTAAAAATAGGCCTAGATTTCGGCAACGGCGCCCTCTATAAAATCGGCGAGGACATCCTAAAAGACCTCGGGGCAAAAGTCTATCCCTTAAACGACAAGCCAAGCGGTCTAAACATAAATGACAAATGCGGCTCAACCAATCCCAACCTAATAAAAGAATTAGTCCTAAAAGAAAATTTGGACTGCGGATTTGCCTTTGACGGAGATGCAGATAGGATAATCGCCATAGATGAAAAAGGCGATACCGTCGATGGAGATCATCTCTTGGCAATATTTGCCAAGCATTTAAAAGAAGAAAACAAGCTCAAAAACTCCGGTCTGGTAGGCACAATAATGACCAATATAGGACTTGATAAATTTGTCGACTCTATGGAGCTTAAGCTTTTAAAATCCAAAGTCGGCGATAGATATGTGCTTGAAGACATGCTAAAAAATGACTATGTCCTCGGCGGAGAACAGTCAGGTCACATAATATTTTTAGAAAACAACACCACCGGAGATGGAATGGCAAGCGGACTGTATCTATTAAATATCATGTCTAAAACCAAGCAAAAACTCTCCGACTTAAACAAACTCATGACCTCCTACCCCCAAGCTCTAGTAAATGCTAGAGTAAAAAAAGAACACATGACCAAGGTCTTGGAAGATGAAGAAATAAAAACAGCCATAGAAAAACTTGAAAAAGATTTGAAAGGCGAAGGCAGATTGGTCATAAGACCTTCCGGTACAGAACCTTTAATCAGAGTAATGGTCGAAGGTCAAGATCAAAAAATTTTAGAAAATCTTGCAAATAATCTAAAAGATCTGATAGAAAATCAGGCCGCCAAATTTTAA